The Streptomyces sp. A2-16 sequence GGAGCTGCGGGTGATCACCTGCGGCGGGGGCTACTCACGGGCGACCGGATACCGGGGCAACGTGGTGGTGTTCGCGCACCTCACGGGGAGCCGCTGACGACCGCCTCGGCGATGGTGCGCGCGCAGTCCAGGGCCTCGGTGCGGGTGGTGTCGACCTCGAGGTCGTAGACCACGCCCTGGTGGACGATCTCCGCCTGCTTCTCGGCCATCCCGCTGACCCGGTCGCCCCGGACGAGCTCGCGGCCCGCGGCGACGGCGGCCTCGCAGCGCACGCCGACCCACAGCACGTCCAGTCCGTCCAGCGACTTTCGCCACCGCTCCTGCGAATGCGCGCCGCCCAGGAACACGTCGTCGACGATCACCCGGGCGCCCGCCCAGGCCGTCGCCGTGACCCCCGCCCGCCAGGCCGCCTCCAGGCGCGAGAACTCCTCCCCGACGCTCACCCCGCCGTCCGCGGCGAACTCGATTCCCGCGTCGCCCGCCCGGAGCGAGGCCGGCAGCGACTCCACGAAGCCGTCGATGCCGAAGGCCAGCCACGGGTCCGGCAGGACCGCCTGGAGACATCGCACGATCCCGGACTTGCCGGAACTGGAACCCCCGTTGAGCACGATCACCTGAGTCGTCACGGCGTCACCGTAGCCTCAGGCGGGCCCCTGTTCGTACGCAATATCGGCGGCCGGCGCGAGGCGAAGGCCGGCGGGCGCCCCGGCCGGACCATGGTGGGCGGCTCGATCACGCGCGGTCCGCGGGCGTACGGCTTCCTCACAGCGCTCCCCCGGCCCCGGCCCCGAACCCTCACACCCGCCCTCGGCCCCGGCTCCGAACCCTCACACCCACCCCCGGCCACTGCTGAGGGCAGCGTTCCTCGCGGGAAACAGAGGTGATGCGGTCGGGAAACACCCACCACGCACGCTCCTGGACATGACCTCGAATACGCGTGTGGTGGTGATCGGCGCCGGGCTCGCGGGCGTCCGGCTCGCCCGGCGGCTCGGAGAGCTCGGCACGCCCGTGACGCTGATCGGCGAGGAGGAGCACCGCCCGTACAACCGGGTGCTCCTGGCCGAGGTGCTGGCGGGCCGGTACACCCCGGAGGTGATCGCGCTCCCGGCGCCGGCCGCGCTGACCCGGGCGCGGGTCGCCGGCATCGACCGCGGGGCCCGGACCGTCGAGTGCGCGGACGGCTCGAAGATCGCGTACGACACGCTGGTCCTGGCCACCGGCTCGAACCCGGTGCTGCCGCCGCTGCGGGGTCTGTTCACCCCCGACCACGAGCTGCCCGTGGGCGTCCACGCCTTCCGGACCATGGACGACTGCCTGGGTCTGTCCGAGGCGGTCCGGCCGGGAGTGAAGGCCGTCGTGATCGGCGGCGGGCTCCTCGGGGTCTCGGCGGCCCGTGCGCTCGCCCAGCGCGGCGCCCAGGTGATCCTCGCCCAGCAGTCCGAGCGGCTCATGGAGCGCCAGCTCGACCCGAGCGCGTCCAAGCTGGTCCGGCGCCACCTCGGGGACCTCGGCGTCGAGGTCCACACCGACCTGCGCGTGCGGGACGTGCGCTGTGTCGGCGGTGCGGTCCGCTCGGTGGAGATGGCCGACGGTTACGCCCTGGACGCCGAGATCGTGGTCCTGGCCTGCGGGGTCCACCCCCGTGTCGGCCTCGCGCAGACCGCGGGCCTGGAGGTGCGCAAGGGGATCGTCGTGGACGACGAACTGCGCACGTCCGACCCGCACATCCACGCCATCGGCGACTGCGCCCAGCACGACGGCACGGTCTACGGCCTCGCCACCCCGGCCCTCGAACAGGCCGATGTGCTCGCCGAGTTGCTCGCCGGTCGGACGAACGCCCGCTACACCGGCACCCGTTCGCTGACCCGGCTCACGCTCGCCGGGCAGACCGCCTTCGACCTGGCCGCGTTCGGCGAGACCGAGGCGCTCCCGGGCGACGACGTGGTCCAACTCGCGGACGCCACCCGCGGCACCTACCGCAAGGTCGTCGTCCGCGACGACCGCCTGGTCGGCGGGGTCCTCGTCGGCGAACTCGGCACCGTCGGCGCGCTCGCCCGCGCCTGGGAGGGAGCAGAGCCGCTCCCCTCCGACGGCGGACCGCTGCTCCACCTGCTCACCAACGATGGAGGCTCCTGATGACCGCCCACCCGGAGGCCACGGAGGCCACCCCCACGATCGTCCTCGTCGGCCACGGCATGGTCGGCCAGCGCTTTCTGGAGGCGCTCGCCGAGCGCGGCCTGACCGCGACCCACCGTGTGGTCGTGCTCTGCGAGGAGCCGCGTCCCGCGTACGACCGCGTCGCGCTCACCTCGTATTTCTCGGGGAAGACGCCCGAGGAACTCTCCATGACGGACATGGAGTTCATCGCCACGCACGGCATCGAGCTGTACGTCGGCGACCCGGCCGTCACGATCGACCGTGAGGCGAAGAAGGTCACCGCGAAGTCCGGGCAGGTCTTCGACTACGAGACCCTCGTCCTCGCCACCGGCTCCTACCCCTTCGTGCCGCCGGTCCCGAATAAGGACGCCCAGGGCTGCTTCGTCTACCGCACGATCGAGGACCTCCTCGCCATCGAGGAGTACGCGAAGACCCGCACCACCGGTGCCGTGGTCGGCGGCGGTCTGCTCGGTCTGGAGG is a genomic window containing:
- a CDS encoding FAD-dependent oxidoreductase; the encoded protein is MTSNTRVVVIGAGLAGVRLARRLGELGTPVTLIGEEEHRPYNRVLLAEVLAGRYTPEVIALPAPAALTRARVAGIDRGARTVECADGSKIAYDTLVLATGSNPVLPPLRGLFTPDHELPVGVHAFRTMDDCLGLSEAVRPGVKAVVIGGGLLGVSAARALAQRGAQVILAQQSERLMERQLDPSASKLVRRHLGDLGVEVHTDLRVRDVRCVGGAVRSVEMADGYALDAEIVVLACGVHPRVGLAQTAGLEVRKGIVVDDELRTSDPHIHAIGDCAQHDGTVYGLATPALEQADVLAELLAGRTNARYTGTRSLTRLTLAGQTAFDLAAFGETEALPGDDVVQLADATRGTYRKVVVRDDRLVGGVLVGELGTVGALARAWEGAEPLPSDGGPLLHLLTNDGGS
- the cpt gene encoding chloramphenicol phosphotransferase CPT codes for the protein MTTQVIVLNGGSSSGKSGIVRCLQAVLPDPWLAFGIDGFVESLPASLRAGDAGIEFAADGGVSVGEEFSRLEAAWRAGVTATAWAGARVIVDDVFLGGAHSQERWRKSLDGLDVLWVGVRCEAAVAAGRELVRGDRVSGMAEKQAEIVHQGVVYDLEVDTTRTEALDCARTIAEAVVSGSP